One window of the Mycobacterium sp. SVM_VP21 genome contains the following:
- a CDS encoding alpha/beta hydrolase yields the protein MTDDELAGLSEFALLGGNAEQAGLAGAPPEVERIDTGEVSALRWGSAPPRVVFLHGGAQNAHTWDTVILGLGEPALAVDLPGHGRSAWREDGDYSPQRNAATLAPVLQELAPDAELVVGMSLGGLTAIRLAATAGELVRRLAIVDVTPSALQRHAEMSAADRGTVALAQGDRTFPDFESLLAVTAVAAPHRDLESLRRGLFHNTRRLPDGSWTWRYDTIRSVGDFTELWTDVSAITAPTTLIRGGDSFFVTADDVAEYTQRSPGLTTHVVDGAGHSVQSDRPRVLVELLRMTLA from the coding sequence ATGACTGACGACGAGCTGGCCGGCCTCTCGGAGTTCGCCCTATTGGGGGGCAACGCCGAGCAGGCCGGTCTGGCCGGTGCGCCGCCCGAAGTCGAGCGGATCGACACCGGTGAAGTCAGTGCGCTGCGCTGGGGTTCGGCACCGCCGCGGGTGGTGTTCCTGCATGGCGGTGCGCAGAACGCTCACACCTGGGACACCGTCATCCTCGGGCTCGGCGAGCCCGCGCTGGCGGTGGACCTGCCCGGCCATGGCCGTTCGGCGTGGCGTGAGGACGGCGACTACTCGCCGCAGCGCAATGCCGCCACTCTGGCGCCCGTGCTGCAGGAGCTGGCACCGGACGCCGAGTTGGTGGTCGGCATGTCCCTGGGCGGGCTAACCGCGATCCGCCTGGCGGCCACCGCCGGCGAGCTGGTGCGCCGGTTGGCGATTGTGGATGTGACGCCGTCGGCGTTGCAGCGCCACGCCGAGATGAGTGCCGCCGACCGTGGAACCGTGGCGTTGGCCCAAGGCGACCGGACCTTCCCCGATTTCGAGTCGCTGCTGGCCGTCACCGCAGTCGCGGCGCCGCACCGGGATCTGGAGTCACTGCGACGCGGGCTGTTTCACAACACCCGTCGGTTGCCGGACGGCAGTTGGACATGGCGCTACGACACCATCCGCTCCGTCGGCGACTTCACCGAACTGTGGACCGATGTCTCGGCGATCACCGCGCCCACCACCTTGATCCGCGGCGGCGATTCATTCTTTGTGACCGCCGACGACGTCGCCGAGTACACGCAACGCTCGCCGGGGCTGACCACCCACGTGGTCGACGGTGCCGGTCACTCCGTGCAAAGTGATCGGCCTCGCGTGCTGGTCGAGCTGCTTCGCATGACCCTCGCCTGA
- a CDS encoding LLM class F420-dependent oxidoreductase, with product MARPIRIAVQLQPQHAAHYGAIRDAVRRCEDSGVDIAFNWDHFFPLYGDRDGPHFECWTMLAAWAEQTSRIQIGALVSCNSYRNPELLADMARTVDHIGDGRLILGIGAGWKHRDYREYGYEFGTAGSRLDDLGGALPRIKSRLAQLNPPPTRAIPLLIGGGGERKTLRLVAEHADMWHSFADADSYPHKAAVLAQHCAAVGRNPATIEHSAALGGDQTRGTVAEFLAEADTLTGLGVSLLTIGSSGPDYDLTAAEALCRWRDQQ from the coding sequence ATGGCCCGGCCCATCCGCATTGCCGTCCAATTGCAGCCCCAACATGCGGCGCACTACGGCGCCATCCGCGATGCGGTCCGGCGTTGCGAAGACTCCGGTGTCGACATCGCCTTCAACTGGGACCATTTCTTCCCGCTCTACGGCGACCGGGACGGACCGCACTTCGAGTGCTGGACCATGCTGGCCGCTTGGGCCGAGCAGACCTCGCGCATCCAGATCGGCGCGCTGGTGTCGTGCAACTCCTATCGCAACCCGGAGCTGCTGGCCGATATGGCCCGCACCGTCGACCACATCGGCGACGGCCGGCTGATCCTGGGCATCGGGGCGGGTTGGAAGCACCGGGACTACCGGGAATACGGCTACGAGTTCGGCACCGCGGGCAGCCGCCTCGACGACCTGGGCGGCGCACTGCCGCGGATCAAAAGCCGCCTGGCCCAGTTGAATCCGCCGCCGACTCGCGCGATCCCGCTGTTGATCGGGGGCGGCGGGGAGCGCAAGACGCTGCGCCTGGTCGCCGAGCACGCCGACATGTGGCACAGCTTCGCCGACGCCGACAGCTACCCGCACAAGGCAGCCGTGCTGGCGCAGCACTGCGCCGCCGTCGGGCGAAACCCCGCCACGATCGAACACTCGGCGGCGCTGGGCGGTGACCAGACACGGGGCACGGTGGCCGAATTCCTGGCCGAGGCCGACACATTGACCGGACTCGGGGTGAGCCTGCTGACCATCGGCAGCAGCGGACCCGACTACGACCTGACCGCCGCCGAGGCGCTGTGCCGATGGCGCGACCAGCAATAA
- a CDS encoding ABC transporter substrate-binding protein/permease encodes MARPAIRLAAFIATCMIVGGLAAVPPAGAAPDLCTPPGEQAAVALPVKLANAKRPREDKYTTAGVEPLSSIDVTKLGLGTPGVLTVGTQTESPPTNCINAKGRYSGFDNELLRAIAKKLGLRIHFVGTDFFGLLAQVESGRFDVGSASINATDERRRTVGFTNGYDFGYMALVVPAGSGITGFDALASGQRIGVVQGTVEDAYTVDALEVEPVRFPDSITLYASLKSRQVDAWVAPSLTALNLLKPGDPAQIVGYTFSPAGFEAYAVAKGNHALISALNSGLDAVIEDGTWPQLFTDWVPRPLPPDWQPGSKSAATPHLPDFAAIAARHHRPESEPYTPKSTLAQLRDSFFDWQLYRRALPDLLKTGLPNTLLLTVSGGAIGLVAGLGLAVAGISRTRWLRWPARIYTDIFRGLPEVLIILLIGLAVGPLVGGLTHNNPYPLGIAALGLTAAAYIGEILRSGIQSVESGQLEASRALGFGYPAAMRLVVIPQGIRRVLPALVNQFIALLKASALLYFLGLVAGQRELFQVGRDFNAQTGSLSPLVAAGILYLALTIPLTHLVNVVDHRLRRGRPPEADDSVELRAAISSQEMT; translated from the coding sequence ATGGCGCGACCAGCAATAAGGCTCGCGGCGTTCATCGCCACGTGCATGATCGTGGGCGGTCTGGCGGCAGTGCCACCGGCCGGGGCCGCCCCGGACCTGTGCACCCCGCCCGGGGAGCAGGCTGCCGTCGCGTTGCCGGTCAAACTGGCCAACGCCAAACGGCCGCGCGAGGACAAATACACCACGGCCGGCGTCGAGCCGCTGAGTTCGATCGACGTGACCAAACTGGGGTTGGGCACCCCCGGGGTATTGACGGTCGGCACGCAGACCGAAAGCCCCCCGACGAACTGCATCAACGCCAAGGGCCGCTACAGCGGGTTCGACAACGAACTGCTACGGGCCATCGCCAAGAAGCTGGGCCTGCGGATCCACTTCGTCGGCACCGACTTCTTCGGCCTGCTGGCCCAGGTGGAGTCGGGACGTTTCGACGTGGGGTCGGCGTCGATCAACGCCACCGACGAGCGCCGCCGCACCGTCGGCTTCACCAACGGCTACGACTTCGGTTACATGGCATTGGTGGTTCCGGCCGGGTCCGGGATCACCGGATTCGACGCCCTGGCCAGCGGCCAGCGCATCGGGGTGGTTCAGGGCACAGTCGAAGACGCCTACACCGTCGACGCCCTGGAAGTCGAACCGGTCCGGTTCCCCGACTCGATCACGCTGTACGCCAGCCTGAAAAGCCGCCAGGTCGACGCGTGGGTGGCGCCGTCGCTGACCGCACTGAACCTATTGAAGCCGGGCGATCCCGCACAGATCGTCGGCTACACATTCAGCCCGGCCGGCTTCGAAGCCTACGCCGTAGCCAAGGGGAACCACGCGCTGATCTCGGCGCTGAACTCCGGCTTGGACGCTGTCATCGAAGACGGCACCTGGCCGCAGCTGTTCACCGACTGGGTGCCTCGGCCGTTGCCGCCGGACTGGCAGCCGGGTTCCAAGTCGGCAGCCACCCCGCATCTACCGGACTTCGCTGCGATAGCGGCCCGGCATCACCGGCCCGAGTCCGAGCCGTACACGCCCAAATCCACTCTGGCACAGCTACGCGACTCCTTCTTCGACTGGCAGTTGTACCGGCGCGCCCTGCCGGACCTGCTCAAGACCGGTCTGCCCAACACGTTGCTGCTGACCGTGAGCGGTGGCGCCATCGGCTTGGTGGCGGGGCTGGGGCTGGCCGTGGCCGGAATCTCGCGCACCCGATGGCTGCGCTGGCCGGCGCGGATCTACACCGACATCTTCCGGGGCCTGCCCGAGGTGCTGATCATCCTGCTCATCGGCCTGGCGGTCGGGCCGCTGGTGGGCGGCCTGACACACAACAACCCCTACCCGCTGGGGATCGCGGCGCTGGGGCTGACCGCCGCGGCCTACATCGGGGAGATCTTGCGCTCGGGCATCCAAAGTGTGGAGTCCGGCCAGCTGGAGGCTTCGCGCGCACTGGGTTTCGGCTACCCGGCGGCGATGCGACTGGTGGTGATCCCGCAGGGCATCCGGCGGGTGCTGCCCGCGCTGGTCAACCAGTTCATCGCCCTGCTCAAAGCATCGGCACTGCTGTACTTCCTCGGCCTGGTCGCCGGTCAGCGGGAGTTGTTCCAGGTGGGCCGCGACTTCAACGCCCAGACCGGCAGCCTCTCCCCCTTGGTGGCCGCCGGCATCCTCTACCTGGCCCTGACCATCCCGCTGACGCACCTGGTGAACGTCGTCGATCATCGGCTGCGTCGCGGTAGGCCGCCCGAGGCCGACGATTCGGTCGAGCTGCGCGCGGCAATCTCCAGTCAGGAGATGACATGA
- a CDS encoding amino acid ABC transporter ATP-binding protein: MTTPAAREPVSLAAKGIQLSFGKHQVLRGVDLDVPAGATAAVIGPSGSGKSTMLRTLNRLHEPDGGDVLLGGRSVLADDPDELRQRIGMVFQHFNLFPHRSVLDNITLAPRKLRGMSDDAARELALSLLDRVGLKNKASSRPSALSGGQQQRVAIARALAMQPQVMLFDEATSALDPELVKGILALIAELGADGMTMVVVTHEMGFARSASDTVVFMDRGKVVESGPPDQIFDNAETQRLQKFLSQVL, encoded by the coding sequence ATGACGACTCCCGCAGCGCGCGAGCCGGTGTCGCTGGCGGCCAAAGGGATCCAGTTGTCCTTCGGCAAGCACCAGGTCCTGCGCGGAGTCGACCTCGACGTGCCGGCGGGAGCCACCGCCGCGGTGATCGGCCCCTCCGGGTCGGGTAAGTCGACGATGCTGCGCACCTTGAACCGGCTCCACGAACCCGACGGCGGCGACGTCCTGCTGGGTGGCCGATCGGTGTTGGCCGACGACCCCGACGAGCTGCGCCAGCGGATCGGGATGGTGTTCCAGCATTTCAATCTGTTCCCGCACCGCAGTGTGCTGGACAACATCACCCTGGCTCCGCGCAAGCTGCGCGGGATGTCCGACGACGCCGCCCGCGAGCTCGCGCTGAGCCTGCTGGACCGGGTCGGACTGAAGAACAAGGCCTCCTCCCGCCCGTCGGCGCTCTCCGGCGGCCAGCAGCAACGGGTGGCGATCGCCCGCGCGCTGGCGATGCAACCGCAGGTGATGCTCTTCGACGAAGCCACCTCGGCGCTGGATCCGGAGTTGGTCAAGGGAATCCTGGCGTTGATCGCCGAACTCGGGGCCGACGGCATGACGATGGTGGTGGTCACCCACGAGATGGGCTTCGCTCGCTCGGCCTCGGACACGGTGGTCTTCATGGACCGGGGCAAGGTCGTGGAGTCCGGTCCGCCCGATCAGATCTTCGACAACGCCGAGACGCAGCGACTGCAGAAGTTCCTGTCCCAGGTGTTGTGA
- a CDS encoding MarR family transcriptional regulator has protein sequence MTESKADTPQVTAIAEGLHRSLSKLFSILRRGDISGGTPTGELTLAQLSILITLLDRGPIRMTELAAHERVRTPTTTVAIRRLEKIGLVKRSRDPSDLRAVLVDITPEGLASHRESLANRHAALAAMLNKLSQEELDTLTRALEPLERLATCDGVEPAAAGDAGCPMDCG, from the coding sequence ATGACGGAGAGCAAGGCCGATACGCCGCAGGTGACGGCGATCGCAGAAGGCTTGCACCGTTCGCTGTCCAAACTGTTCTCGATCCTGCGGCGTGGCGACATCAGCGGAGGGACCCCGACCGGCGAACTCACGCTGGCTCAGCTGTCGATTCTGATCACGCTGCTGGACCGGGGTCCCATCCGGATGACCGAGCTGGCCGCCCACGAGCGGGTCCGCACCCCCACCACCACGGTGGCGATCCGTCGCCTGGAGAAGATCGGGCTGGTCAAGCGCAGCCGCGACCCCTCCGATCTGCGGGCGGTGCTGGTCGACATCACCCCCGAAGGTCTGGCGAGCCACCGCGAGTCGCTGGCAAACCGGCACGCGGCACTGGCGGCGATGCTGAACAAGCTCAGCCAGGAAGAACTCGACACCCTGACCCGCGCGCTCGAGCCCCTGGAGCGTCTGGCCACCTGTGATGGTGTCGAACCGGCAGCCGCCGGCGATGCGGGCTGCCCCATGGATTGCGGGTAA
- a CDS encoding SDR family oxidoreductase, whose protein sequence is MPTALITGAGGGIGSAIAAALAPTHTLLLAGRPSARLDAVAQRLGATTWPLDLADIDGIDAATEIVDELDVLVHNAGVMLPGAAGESYIEEWRATFEVNVFGAVALTLALLPALRAARGQVVFINSGAGQRVSPGMASYSASKFALRAFADSLRSDEPMLRVTTVYPGRVDTDMQQDLVAYEGGEYDAARFLRPDTVAEVVAGAIRTPVEAQLQEVVVRPR, encoded by the coding sequence ATGCCGACTGCCCTGATCACCGGAGCCGGCGGCGGTATCGGTTCGGCGATAGCAGCGGCGTTGGCGCCCACCCACACCCTGTTGCTTGCTGGTCGGCCGTCAGCGCGTCTGGACGCGGTGGCGCAGCGCCTCGGCGCCACCACCTGGCCGCTCGACTTGGCCGACATCGACGGGATCGACGCGGCCACCGAGATCGTCGACGAACTCGACGTGCTGGTGCACAACGCCGGGGTGATGCTGCCCGGAGCTGCCGGCGAGTCCTATATCGAGGAGTGGCGGGCGACCTTCGAGGTGAACGTGTTCGGTGCGGTGGCCCTGACTCTGGCTCTGTTGCCCGCGTTGCGGGCGGCCCGCGGGCAGGTGGTTTTCATCAACTCCGGTGCCGGGCAACGGGTTTCTCCGGGCATGGCGTCGTATTCGGCGAGCAAGTTCGCGCTACGGGCGTTCGCGGATTCACTGCGCAGTGACGAGCCGATGCTACGGGTCACCACGGTCTACCCGGGCCGGGTCGACACCGACATGCAGCAAGATCTGGTCGCCTACGAGGGCGGCGAGTACGACGCGGCCCGCTTCCTGCGTCCCGACACCGTCGCCGAAGTGGTGGCCGGCGCCATACGCACCCCCGTCGAGGCACAGCTGCAAGAAGTGGTGGTCCGGCCGCGCTGA
- a CDS encoding adenylate/guanylate cyclase domain-containing protein: protein MWVESGAFHETLAELGLFDGLDASAREERAELVVWLLEQGFELDQIRAEVAPMLMPAHRALGHDGKYVSERQVSADYGIDLALLQGIERALGLPRLDDSDAALLLRADGEAAVRLQQLIGAGLDPGQVLLMIRRLSEGISRAVPAFRYSTISAIMRPGLTELEVAKAHEEIVRAVIPLLGDMIRDILFVQLRRVLEGEEVNATERAAGVALPGARQLAVAFADMVGFTRLGEAIPPEELVGLVERLADLAHEVVNPPVRLVKTIGDAVMLVSSDAAKLLGATLQLLDRAADDPALPQLRAGIASGWAVSRARDWFGSPVNVASRVTSVAEPGEVMTEGAAREAIGEAPGYAWSFVGTRALKGVEGETKLFRVRRQETR from the coding sequence ATGTGGGTCGAAAGCGGAGCATTCCACGAGACGCTGGCGGAGCTGGGGCTGTTCGACGGCCTTGACGCCAGTGCCCGCGAGGAGCGTGCCGAGCTGGTGGTCTGGTTGCTGGAGCAGGGCTTCGAACTGGATCAGATTCGGGCCGAGGTGGCGCCGATGTTGATGCCGGCGCATCGTGCGTTGGGCCACGACGGCAAATACGTGTCAGAACGTCAGGTCAGCGCCGACTACGGCATCGACCTGGCCCTGTTGCAGGGCATCGAACGTGCGCTGGGGCTGCCGCGGTTGGATGATTCCGATGCCGCTCTGCTTTTGCGGGCCGACGGTGAGGCCGCCGTGCGATTGCAGCAACTTATCGGGGCGGGACTGGACCCGGGCCAGGTGCTGTTGATGATCCGCCGGCTTTCCGAGGGCATTTCCCGGGCGGTTCCGGCGTTCCGGTACAGCACCATATCGGCGATCATGCGGCCGGGCCTGACCGAGCTTGAGGTCGCCAAAGCTCACGAGGAGATTGTGCGGGCCGTTATCCCCTTGTTGGGGGACATGATTCGCGACATTCTATTTGTCCAGCTGCGGCGGGTGTTGGAAGGTGAGGAGGTCAACGCCACCGAGCGGGCGGCCGGGGTGGCGCTGCCCGGGGCGCGGCAGCTTGCGGTGGCCTTCGCCGACATGGTCGGGTTCACCCGGCTGGGCGAGGCGATACCGCCCGAGGAACTGGTGGGACTCGTTGAGCGCCTTGCCGATCTGGCGCACGAGGTGGTCAACCCTCCGGTGCGGCTGGTCAAGACGATCGGCGATGCGGTGATGCTGGTGTCGTCCGACGCCGCCAAGCTGCTCGGTGCCACGCTGCAGCTGCTGGACCGTGCCGCGGACGACCCCGCCCTGCCGCAACTGCGGGCCGGTATCGCGTCGGGATGGGCGGTGAGCCGAGCCCGGGATTGGTTCGGCAGCCCGGTGAACGTCGCGAGCCGGGTCACCAGCGTGGCCGAGCCGGGCGAGGTCATGACGGAGGGCGCGGCCCGCGAGGCCATCGGGGAGGCTCCGGGGTACGCCTGGTCGTTTGTCGGAACCCGTGCACTCAAGGGTGTGGAGGGCGAGACCAAATTGTTCCGGGTGCGGCGGCAGGAAACCCGATAG
- the leuS gene encoding leucine--tRNA ligase: MNEAPTTQVPGDPLELSDQAPRHRYNATLAGRIEDTWQHHWEQAGTFNVANPVGSLAPTDGSTVPADKMFVQDMFPYPSGDGLHVGHPLGYIATDVYARYFRMTGHNVLHALGFDAFGLPAEQYAVQTGTHPRTRTEANVENFRRQLRRLGLGHDSRRSFSTTDVDFYKWTQWIFLQIYNAWFDPSANKARPISELIAEFDARARILDDGRDWAQLSAGERADVIDGHRLVYRTDSMVNWCPGLGTVLANEEVTADGRSDRGNFPVFRKRLRQWMMRITAYSDRLLDDLELLDWPEKVKTMQRNWIGRSTGAAALFGAVTTDGSAVDIEVFTTRPDTLFGATYLVLAPEHELVDRLVVDAWPDGVDQRWTFGAATPTAAVADYRKAIAAKSDLERQENKTKTGVFLGSYATNPANGQQVPIFIADYVLAGYGTGAIMAVPGHDQRDWEFAAEFGLPVIEVIAGGDISESAYAGDGTLVNSGPLDGMAVGDAKKAMTQQLEEQGRGWARIEYKLRDWLFARQRYWGEPFPIVFDADGRAHPLDAEALPVELPDVADYSPVLFDPNDASSEPSPPLAKATDWVHVELDLGDGLQPYTRDTNVMPQWAGSSWYELRYTDPHNNERFCAPENEAYWMGPRPAEHGPNDPGGVDLYVGGAEHAVLHLLYCRFWHKVLYDLGHVSSREPYRRLVNQGYIQAAAYTDARGSYVPAAEVVERDGKFYLPGADGDTEVFAEYGKMGKSLKNSVSPDEICESYGADTLRVYEMSMGPLDMSRPWATKDVVGAHRFLQRVWRLVVDEETGENRVLDGEPDTETLRLLHRTIVGVSEDYAALRNNTAAAKLIEYTNHLTKEHREGVPRSAVEPLALLLAPLAPHLAEELWRRLGHDSSLAHGPFPVADPAYLVTDTVDYPVQVNGKKRGLVTVPTDADGDAIKAAALADEKVQAFLSGATPKKVIVVPGRLVNLVV; the protein is encoded by the coding sequence GTGAACGAAGCCCCGACCACTCAGGTACCCGGCGACCCGCTTGAACTCAGCGACCAGGCGCCCCGGCACCGCTACAACGCGACGCTGGCCGGGCGTATCGAAGACACCTGGCAGCACCACTGGGAGCAGGCGGGCACCTTCAACGTCGCCAACCCGGTCGGTTCGCTCGCACCGACCGACGGTTCGACAGTTCCCGCCGACAAGATGTTCGTCCAGGACATGTTCCCCTACCCATCCGGGGACGGCCTGCACGTCGGACACCCGCTCGGCTACATCGCCACCGACGTCTATGCCCGCTACTTCCGGATGACCGGCCACAACGTGCTGCACGCCCTGGGCTTCGACGCGTTCGGCCTGCCCGCCGAGCAGTACGCGGTGCAGACCGGCACCCACCCGCGCACCCGTACCGAGGCCAACGTCGAGAACTTCCGCCGGCAGCTACGACGCCTCGGCCTGGGTCACGACAGCCGGCGCAGCTTCTCCACCACCGACGTCGACTTCTACAAGTGGACGCAATGGATCTTCCTGCAGATCTACAACGCCTGGTTCGACCCGAGTGCGAACAAGGCGCGTCCGATCTCCGAGCTGATCGCCGAATTCGACGCGCGCGCACGCATTCTCGACGATGGCCGGGACTGGGCGCAGCTGTCGGCCGGTGAGCGCGCCGACGTCATCGACGGCCACCGACTGGTCTACCGCACGGACTCGATGGTCAACTGGTGTCCGGGGCTGGGCACCGTGTTGGCCAACGAAGAGGTCACCGCCGATGGGCGAAGCGACCGCGGCAATTTCCCGGTGTTCCGGAAGCGGTTGCGGCAGTGGATGATGCGGATCACCGCGTACTCCGACCGGCTGCTCGATGATCTCGAACTGCTGGACTGGCCGGAGAAGGTCAAGACCATGCAGCGCAACTGGATCGGGCGCTCCACCGGTGCGGCGGCATTGTTCGGCGCGGTCACCACCGACGGTTCAGCGGTGGACATCGAGGTGTTCACCACACGCCCGGACACGCTTTTCGGTGCCACCTACCTGGTGCTCGCCCCCGAGCACGAGCTGGTCGACCGACTGGTCGTCGACGCGTGGCCGGACGGGGTGGACCAACGTTGGACTTTCGGAGCAGCCACCCCAACAGCTGCCGTCGCCGACTATCGCAAGGCGATCGCGGCGAAGTCGGACCTGGAGCGCCAGGAGAACAAGACCAAAACCGGTGTCTTCCTGGGTAGTTACGCCACCAATCCCGCCAACGGGCAGCAGGTGCCGATCTTCATCGCCGACTACGTGCTGGCTGGCTACGGCACCGGCGCCATCATGGCGGTTCCCGGGCACGACCAGCGAGACTGGGAGTTCGCCGCCGAGTTCGGCCTACCGGTAATCGAAGTCATTGCCGGCGGCGACATCTCAGAATCCGCTTACGCCGGCGACGGCACCCTGGTCAATTCCGGTCCGCTAGACGGTATGGCGGTCGGTGACGCCAAGAAGGCGATGACGCAACAGCTGGAGGAGCAGGGCCGCGGCTGGGCTCGCATCGAATACAAGTTGCGGGACTGGCTTTTCGCCCGGCAGCGGTACTGGGGCGAGCCGTTCCCGATCGTTTTCGATGCCGACGGTCGCGCGCACCCGCTGGACGCGGAGGCACTGCCGGTCGAGCTGCCTGACGTCGCCGACTACTCACCGGTGCTGTTCGACCCCAACGACGCGTCCAGCGAACCCTCACCCCCGCTGGCCAAGGCGACCGACTGGGTGCATGTCGAGCTGGACCTCGGCGACGGACTGCAGCCCTACACCCGTGACACCAATGTCATGCCGCAGTGGGCCGGAAGTTCCTGGTACGAGTTGCGTTACACCGACCCGCACAACAACGAACGCTTCTGCGCGCCGGAGAACGAGGCCTACTGGATGGGGCCCCGGCCCGCCGAGCACGGACCCAATGACCCGGGCGGCGTGGACCTCTACGTCGGCGGCGCCGAGCACGCGGTGCTGCACCTGCTGTACTGCCGCTTCTGGCACAAGGTGCTCTACGACCTCGGGCACGTCAGCTCGCGTGAGCCCTACCGCCGGTTGGTCAATCAGGGCTACATCCAGGCTGCGGCCTACACCGACGCCCGCGGGTCTTATGTGCCGGCCGCCGAAGTCGTGGAGCGCGACGGAAAGTTCTACCTCCCGGGCGCCGACGGTGACACGGAAGTCTTCGCCGAGTACGGCAAAATGGGTAAGAGCCTGAAGAATTCGGTGTCTCCCGACGAGATCTGCGAGAGCTACGGCGCCGACACGCTGCGGGTCTACGAGATGTCGATGGGTCCGCTGGATATGTCGCGGCCGTGGGCCACCAAGGACGTGGTCGGCGCACACCGCTTCCTGCAGCGGGTATGGCGCCTGGTGGTCGACGAGGAGACCGGCGAGAACCGGGTGCTCGACGGCGAGCCGGACACCGAGACCCTGCGACTGCTGCACCGCACCATCGTTGGGGTGTCGGAAGATTATGCGGCACTGCGCAACAACACCGCGGCTGCCAAGCTGATCGAGTACACCAACCACCTGACCAAGGAGCATCGCGAAGGGGTCCCGCGCTCGGCCGTCGAGCCGCTGGCGCTGCTGCTCGCACCGTTGGCTCCGCACTTGGCCGAGGAACTGTGGCGGCGACTCGGCCACGATTCCTCGCTGGCGCACGGTCCCTTCCCGGTCGCTGACCCGGCCTACCTGGTGACCGACACCGTCGACTACCCGGTACAGGTCAACGGCAAGAAGCGCGGACTGGTCACGGTACCCACCGATGCCGACGGTGACGCGATCAAGGCCGCTGCCCTGGCCGACGAGAAGGTGCAGGCGTTCTTGTCCGGTGCCACCCCGAAAAAGGTGATCGTGGTGCCCGGCCGATTGGTGAATCTGGTGGTGTGA
- a CDS encoding LpqN/LpqT family lipoprotein, producing MTNTAHRWRLLFGCAAVMAAGLAGSPVVAAEPLVPAQPNPYGPAAQPAAAPVTGPLASAPRPAAPAPAIPPPAGVPGIPAAVAPPSGLVPATSGTMRDYFAAKKVQLQPQQPAGFNAFNITLPMPAGWSHVPDPNVPDAFAVIADRRGGSLYTPNAQVVVYRLDGQFDPKEAITHGFVDSQTLMAWQTTNASLNDFNGFPSSIIEGTYRDADMTLNTSRRHVIVPTDDTAYLVSLTVTTGAGRAIGAAPATDGIINGFRVERPGTNPPPPAPSGPVQSGTVRHQVGTAPPPLDAPHPPVESGVIRHQVGTTG from the coding sequence ATGACGAACACCGCGCACCGTTGGCGACTCCTCTTCGGCTGCGCCGCTGTGATGGCGGCAGGCTTGGCCGGTAGCCCCGTCGTGGCGGCCGAGCCGCTGGTCCCGGCACAGCCGAACCCCTACGGCCCCGCCGCCCAGCCGGCAGCAGCGCCGGTGACCGGGCCGCTGGCATCGGCGCCGCGCCCGGCGGCTCCGGCGCCCGCGATCCCGCCGCCGGCGGGCGTACCTGGTATCCCGGCCGCGGTAGCGCCGCCGAGCGGTCTCGTGCCGGCGACCTCGGGCACCATGCGCGACTACTTCGCGGCCAAGAAGGTGCAGTTGCAGCCGCAACAGCCCGCCGGGTTCAACGCGTTCAACATCACCTTGCCGATGCCGGCGGGCTGGTCCCACGTGCCCGACCCCAACGTCCCCGACGCGTTCGCAGTGATCGCCGACCGGCGCGGCGGGTCGCTTTACACCCCCAACGCCCAGGTCGTGGTCTACCGGCTGGACGGACAGTTCGACCCCAAGGAAGCGATCACGCACGGGTTCGTCGACAGCCAGACACTGATGGCCTGGCAGACCACCAACGCCTCCCTGAACGACTTCAACGGGTTTCCCTCGTCGATCATCGAGGGGACCTACCGCGACGCCGACATGACGCTGAACACGTCGCGGCGCCACGTGATCGTGCCGACAGACGACACGGCCTACCTGGTGTCACTGACCGTGACCACCGGTGCCGGTCGCGCGATCGGCGCGGCTCCCGCGACCGACGGGATCATCAACGGATTCCGGGTCGAGCGGCCCGGTACCAACCCGCCGCCGCCTGCCCCCAGCGGCCCGGTGCAATCGGGCACGGTGCGCCACCAGGTGGGCACCGCCCCGCCGCCACTCGACGCCCCCCACCCTCCGGTGGAGTCAGGCGTCATCCGCCACCAGGTGGGCACCACGGGGTAA